In the Lepidochelys kempii isolate rLepKem1 chromosome 3, rLepKem1.hap2, whole genome shotgun sequence genome, one interval contains:
- the SF3B6 gene encoding splicing factor 3B subunit 6 produces the protein MAMQAAKRANIRLPPEVNRILYIRNLPYKITAEEMYDIFGKYGPIRQIRVGNTPETRGTAYVVYEDIFDAKNACDHLSGFNVCNRYLVVLYYNANRAFQKMDTKKKEEQLKLLKEKYGINTDPPK, from the exons ATGGCGATGCAAGCGGCCAAGCGAGCCAAC ATTCGGCTGCCTCCTGAAGTCAATCGGATTTTATATATCAGAAACTTACCATACAAAATTACAGCTGAGGAAATGTATGATATTTTTGGAAAATATGGACCTATTCGGCAAATCAGAGT TGGAAACACTCCAGAGACTAGAGGAACAGCATATGTCGTTTATGAAGACATCTTTGATGCCAAGAATGCTTGTGATCATCTGTCAGGATTCAATGTGTGCAACAGATACCTCGTTGTCTTGTACTACAATGCAAACAGG GCATTCCAAAAGATGGACAcaaagaagaaagaagagcagctgAAACTTCTCAAGGAGAAATATGGAATAAACACAGATCCACCGAAATAA